From a region of the Chthoniobacterales bacterium genome:
- a CDS encoding sigma-54-dependent Fis family transcriptional regulator, whose protein sequence is MKKTILIVDDERNTRDGLRDSLEQEYEVYTAGDVEGAKAVMETDQIDLLLTDLRLGADSGMDLLEWALRQNNPPVCIIMTAYGSVDSAVEAMKRGAYDFVTKPVNLDRLELLTKRALHGSEIERENARLREQVDKRYGLENFVGDSPAMVHVLETIRQVAPSRATVLVSGESGTGKELAAHAIHRLSPRHRGPFVAVHCAALSPQLLESELFGHEKGAFTGAGERRIGRFEQASGGTLFLDEIGEIDAATQVKILRVLGERVFERVGGNKQLSADLRLIAATNRDLARMTSEGKFREDLFFRLNVVQLPMPPLRDRREDIPLLAVHFLREAAKENGKPFRELTTDAMKALVSHDWPGNVRELRAAIEHGVVMAGGNKITLRDLPASLRASAPTVAARTPLPLDIGETELELMRRALAESKGNRTLAAQKLGISRRTLHRKLREHPSLDENRQP, encoded by the coding sequence TTGAAAAAGACCATTCTCATCGTTGACGACGAAAGGAACACGCGGGATGGACTGCGCGATTCGCTTGAACAGGAATACGAGGTTTATACAGCTGGCGATGTTGAGGGGGCGAAAGCGGTGATGGAAACGGACCAGATCGACCTGCTGCTCACTGATCTTCGTCTCGGCGCTGACAGCGGAATGGATCTGCTCGAGTGGGCACTGCGGCAAAACAATCCCCCCGTCTGCATCATCATGACCGCTTACGGCTCGGTTGACAGCGCCGTGGAGGCGATGAAGCGCGGCGCCTACGATTTCGTGACCAAGCCGGTGAATCTCGACCGCCTCGAACTCCTCACCAAGCGCGCGCTGCACGGGTCCGAGATCGAGCGCGAGAACGCTCGCCTCCGCGAGCAGGTGGACAAACGTTACGGCCTCGAGAACTTCGTCGGCGACTCGCCGGCCATGGTGCATGTGCTCGAGACCATCCGCCAGGTCGCGCCGTCGCGCGCCACGGTTCTGGTCTCCGGAGAAAGCGGCACCGGCAAAGAACTCGCCGCGCACGCCATCCACCGCCTGAGCCCGCGACATCGCGGGCCGTTTGTCGCGGTCCATTGCGCCGCCCTCTCGCCGCAGTTGCTGGAAAGCGAACTTTTCGGCCATGAGAAAGGGGCTTTCACGGGCGCCGGCGAACGGCGTATCGGGCGATTCGAGCAAGCCTCGGGCGGCACGCTGTTTCTCGACGAGATCGGCGAGATCGATGCCGCCACGCAGGTCAAAATTCTGCGCGTCCTCGGCGAGCGCGTCTTCGAACGGGTTGGCGGCAACAAACAACTCTCGGCCGACTTGCGTCTCATCGCCGCGACCAACCGGGACCTCGCGCGCATGACCTCCGAGGGAAAATTCCGTGAAGACCTTTTCTTCCGTCTCAACGTGGTCCAGTTGCCCATGCCGCCGCTGCGCGACCGCCGGGAAGATATTCCCCTGCTCGCCGTTCATTTCCTGCGCGAAGCCGCGAAGGAAAACGGGAAGCCCTTCCGCGAACTGACGACCGATGCAATGAAGGCGCTCGTTTCCCACGACTGGCCCGGCAACGTGCGCGAACTCCGCGCCGCCATCGAGCACGGCGTGGTCATGGCTGGCGGGAACAAAATCACACTGCGCGACCTGCCGGCGAGCCTGCGCGCATCCGCACCGACCGTTGCCGCGCGCACCCCTCTCCCGCTGGACATCGGCGAGACCGAGTTGGAACTCATGCGACGCGCCCTCGCCGAAAGCAAAGGCAACCGCACCCTCGCGGCGCAAAAACTCGGCATCAGCCGGCGGACATTGCACCGCAAGCTGCGCGAGCATCCTTCGCTGGACGAAAACCGGCAGCCGTGA
- a CDS encoding L,D-transpeptidase, protein MNYLLPAAPIRIACALCSLLLLGLAGCTTMKSGGSSSFAFDPPAQRPGNPSNVKLKLSTGAQRLYVVEGDKVLLATPVSVGKPGTPTPHGNFTIYSKVANRRRVSSPGAGYPMTYWMEFMPAYGLHWGFVKASPATHGCVRMPIKAAQKTFDIVRTGTPIHIASSQPWDATVGKSLPRLDDSHLPDPPMSYMLSPQVFADARQGKVWRF, encoded by the coding sequence ATGAATTATCTGCTTCCCGCTGCCCCGATTCGTATCGCCTGCGCTCTCTGCTCCCTCCTGTTGCTCGGCCTTGCCGGCTGCACGACGATGAAATCCGGAGGATCGAGTTCTTTCGCCTTTGATCCGCCCGCGCAAAGGCCCGGCAATCCTTCGAATGTCAAACTCAAGCTGAGCACGGGCGCGCAGCGGCTTTATGTTGTCGAGGGCGACAAAGTGCTGCTTGCCACGCCGGTTTCCGTGGGCAAGCCGGGGACGCCCACTCCGCACGGCAACTTCACCATTTACTCCAAGGTAGCCAACCGCCGGCGCGTGAGCAGTCCGGGTGCGGGTTATCCCATGACCTACTGGATGGAATTCATGCCCGCCTACGGCCTCCACTGGGGCTTTGTGAAGGCGTCGCCCGCAACGCATGGTTGCGTGCGCATGCCGATCAAGGCCGCGCAAAAGACTTTCGACATCGTCCGCACGGGCACACCGATCCACATCGCCTCAAGCCAGCCTTGGGATGCGACGGTCGGCAAGTCTTTGCCGCGCCTCGACGATTCACACCTGCCCGACCCGCCGATGTCATACATGCTCAGTCCGCAGGTTTTTGCCGACGCGCGCCAAGGCAAGGTCTGGCGTTTCTAG